A portion of the Streptomyces platensis genome contains these proteins:
- a CDS encoding SpoIIE family protein phosphatase: MVGGSGVPYGLPTRYPLSGNSPVAAAFRSGDPLWLGPAELAEYDLSGAADSPGADAWDGTGKPPADVSLCVLPLGGTVRRLGCLVVMDKATDAFDADRRQLLELHADQVAAGLEAVAARAMAQTERRSLLGPGLDTLRGGAFTLVLRTGRMDADAQVLELFGIGPEEFDRRVETLLERTVPDDVPALMSIVEPGGLPAAGHQLSIRIRRPNGELHWLSLRCRVLVDADGTPERMLGVVADASYLRPTADEVSIVQRLSAALAGATTIRDVSRVVVAALRAPLAADRVAVAELEADRFVVSVLDPPEPAAWPDAWRSEWRSEWPDAACHSMPTLESVLRTGHVALWPPGAALEADLAGIGPGGLAVLPLPAEGRIVGVCLIGWDAEHHFGPEERSLLTATAGLVGQALVRAHALDAGHELATMLQRSLLPRKLPSLPGGVAVARYLPATMGLEVGGDWYDVIPLSDGHVALVIGDVEGHSAGAATIMGQMRTAIRAYAVEGHPPDVVIAHANRLLLGMETDLFATCCYVDLDMEEGIAWFVRAGHLPPLLRLPDGSTEEVPVEGGPPLGVAEDGEFPLTEVGLAPGTVLALLTDGLAESATLPLEDGIRRVCAALAAADPADAGQLADALLGGAKRRDDDVALLVLRYDGMRVRPTRVRWTVWRLPDAVMHARRFTGRTLRSWGVTAEQDVALLVVSELVTNAIAHTQGEVRLDLTLAADRLRIGVNDASPRAPVKPTSVDWESTGGRGLLLVEAMSASWGSVPLSGGKQVWSEIAVEPGERLGAAAPAAADGRPNGEEVR; the protein is encoded by the coding sequence ATGGTCGGAGGCTCCGGCGTCCCCTATGGGTTGCCGACGCGCTATCCGCTGTCCGGCAACTCTCCGGTGGCCGCGGCCTTCCGCAGCGGCGACCCGTTGTGGCTGGGCCCGGCGGAGCTCGCGGAGTACGACCTCAGCGGGGCCGCGGACAGCCCCGGTGCGGACGCCTGGGACGGTACCGGGAAGCCCCCGGCGGATGTCTCGTTGTGCGTGCTGCCTCTGGGCGGAACCGTCCGGCGGCTGGGGTGCCTGGTGGTGATGGACAAGGCCACCGACGCCTTCGACGCGGACCGCCGCCAGCTCCTGGAGCTGCACGCCGACCAGGTGGCCGCGGGGCTGGAGGCCGTCGCGGCCCGAGCCATGGCGCAGACGGAGCGGCGGTCGCTGCTGGGTCCCGGGCTGGACACCCTGCGGGGCGGCGCCTTCACGCTGGTGCTGCGCACCGGGCGGATGGACGCGGACGCCCAGGTGCTGGAGCTGTTCGGCATCGGCCCGGAGGAGTTCGACCGGCGGGTGGAGACGCTGCTGGAGCGCACCGTGCCGGACGATGTGCCGGCGCTGATGTCGATCGTGGAGCCGGGCGGGCTGCCCGCGGCCGGCCACCAGCTGTCGATCCGTATCCGGCGGCCCAACGGCGAGCTGCACTGGCTGAGCCTGCGCTGCCGGGTGCTGGTCGACGCCGACGGCACCCCGGAGCGGATGCTGGGCGTGGTCGCCGACGCCTCGTATCTGCGGCCCACCGCCGACGAGGTCTCCATCGTGCAGCGGCTGTCGGCCGCGCTGGCCGGTGCCACGACGATCCGGGACGTCAGCCGGGTGGTGGTCGCCGCGCTGCGGGCGCCGCTGGCGGCCGACCGGGTGGCGGTGGCCGAGCTGGAGGCCGACCGGTTCGTGGTGTCCGTGCTCGACCCGCCGGAGCCCGCGGCCTGGCCCGACGCGTGGCGGTCCGAATGGCGGTCCGAGTGGCCCGATGCGGCCTGCCACTCGATGCCCACGCTGGAGAGCGTGCTGCGCACCGGGCATGTCGCCCTGTGGCCGCCGGGGGCGGCCCTCGAAGCCGACCTTGCGGGCATCGGGCCCGGTGGGCTCGCCGTGCTGCCGCTGCCGGCCGAGGGCCGGATCGTCGGGGTGTGCCTGATCGGCTGGGACGCGGAGCACCACTTCGGGCCGGAGGAGCGGTCCTTGCTGACCGCGACCGCGGGCCTGGTGGGACAGGCCCTGGTGCGTGCCCATGCGCTGGACGCCGGGCACGAGCTCGCCACGATGCTCCAGCGCAGTCTGCTGCCCCGCAAGCTGCCGTCGCTGCCCGGCGGGGTGGCCGTCGCCCGCTATCTGCCCGCCACGATGGGCCTCGAAGTGGGCGGCGACTGGTACGACGTCATTCCGCTCTCCGACGGCCATGTCGCGCTCGTCATCGGCGATGTGGAGGGGCACAGCGCCGGCGCCGCCACGATCATGGGGCAGATGCGCACGGCCATCAGGGCCTACGCGGTGGAGGGCCACCCGCCCGATGTGGTGATCGCCCATGCCAACCGGCTGCTCCTGGGTATGGAGACCGATCTGTTCGCCACCTGCTGCTATGTGGACCTGGACATGGAGGAGGGCATCGCCTGGTTCGTCCGGGCCGGGCATCTGCCGCCGCTGCTGCGGCTGCCCGACGGCAGCACCGAGGAGGTGCCGGTCGAGGGCGGCCCTCCGCTGGGGGTGGCCGAGGACGGGGAGTTCCCGCTGACCGAGGTGGGCCTGGCCCCCGGCACCGTGCTCGCCCTGCTCACCGACGGCCTGGCCGAGTCGGCCACCCTCCCGCTGGAGGACGGCATCCGCCGGGTGTGTGCGGCGCTGGCCGCGGCCGATCCGGCCGATGCCGGGCAGCTCGCCGATGCGCTGCTGGGGGGCGCGAAGCGGCGTGACGACGATGTGGCCCTGCTGGTGCTGCGCTACGACGGGATGCGGGTGCGCCCGACCCGGGTCCGCTGGACGGTGTGGCGGCTCCCGGACGCCGTCATGCACGCCCGGCGCTTCACCGGGCGCACCCTGCGGTCCTGGGGTGTGACGGCGGAGCAGGATGTGGCCCTGCTGGTGGTGTCCGAGCTGGTCACCAATGCCATCGCACACACCCAGGGCGAGGTGCGGCTGGATCTGACGCTGGCCGCGGACCGGCTGCGGATCGGGGTGAACGATGCTTCGCCGCGGGCCCCCGTGAAGCCGACGAGCGTGGACTGGGAGTCGACCGGTGGCCGCGGGCTGCTGCTCGTCGAGGCGATGTCGGCGTCCTGGGGCTCGGTGCCGCTGAGCGGCGGCAAGCAGGTGTGGAGCGAGATCGCCGTGGAGCCGGGCGAGCGGCTCGGCGCGGCGGCCCCGGCCGCCGCGGACGGCCGGCCGAACGGTGAGGAGGTGCGCTGA
- a CDS encoding substrate-binding domain-containing protein: protein MRARLRGAAAVLVGVCLVAGPVACGEAGGAREPHGSVSGGAPKIGVLLPDNTSRLYHFDKPLIERKIHRLCPKCTVETVSAQHDVATQQQQVDAMITKRVQVLILDAVDSKSLRSSVESARRAGIPVVAYDRLVEGPVSAYVSFNGKTVGRLQGEALLKALGPKARDAQIVMMNGAATDPNSAWFKQGALAALKGKVKIGKAYETGDWRPENANRNMAAAISALGADRIDGVYSANDGLAAGIIAALQAAKVSPLPPITGQDAELAAIQRLVKGDQIMTVYKPFAPEAGTAAAMAVALGRGEKLNGITTHTVNSPTHRGIPAVLLTPISVNVHNIKNTVVKDGMYTIDQICTPKFESACKKAGLLR from the coding sequence GTGCGAGCTCGCCTGCGGGGTGCCGCTGCCGTCCTGGTCGGGGTGTGTCTGGTGGCCGGGCCGGTCGCCTGCGGAGAGGCCGGCGGGGCACGGGAGCCGCACGGGTCCGTCTCCGGCGGTGCCCCGAAGATCGGGGTGCTGCTCCCGGACAACACCTCGCGCCTCTACCACTTCGACAAGCCGCTGATCGAGCGGAAGATCCATCGGCTGTGCCCCAAGTGCACGGTGGAGACCGTCAGCGCGCAGCACGATGTGGCCACTCAGCAGCAGCAGGTGGACGCGATGATCACCAAGCGGGTGCAGGTGCTGATCCTGGACGCCGTCGACTCCAAGTCGCTCCGTTCGTCGGTCGAGAGCGCGCGGCGGGCCGGTATTCCGGTGGTCGCCTATGACCGCCTCGTCGAGGGGCCGGTGTCCGCGTATGTCTCCTTCAACGGCAAGACGGTCGGCAGGCTTCAGGGGGAGGCGCTGCTCAAGGCGCTCGGTCCCAAGGCGCGCGACGCCCAGATCGTCATGATGAACGGCGCGGCGACGGACCCCAACTCCGCCTGGTTCAAGCAGGGTGCGCTCGCCGCGCTCAAGGGCAAGGTGAAGATCGGGAAGGCGTACGAGACCGGCGACTGGCGGCCGGAGAACGCGAACCGCAATATGGCCGCCGCCATTTCGGCCCTCGGCGCGGACCGCATCGACGGGGTCTACTCCGCCAATGACGGGCTGGCCGCCGGCATCATCGCCGCCCTTCAGGCCGCCAAGGTCTCTCCGCTGCCGCCCATCACCGGCCAGGATGCCGAACTCGCCGCCATCCAGCGCCTCGTCAAGGGCGACCAGATCATGACCGTCTACAAGCCCTTCGCGCCCGAGGCCGGCACCGCCGCCGCCATGGCCGTCGCGCTGGGACGCGGCGAGAAGCTCAACGGCATCACGACGCACACGGTCAACAGCCCCACCCACCGCGGCATCCCGGCCGTGCTGCTCACCCCGATCTCCGTGAACGTGCACAACATCAAGAACACCGTGGTCAAGGACGGTATGTACACGATCGATCAGATCTGCACCCCCAAGTTCGAGTCCGCCTGCAAGAAGGCGGGACTCCTCAGGTAA
- a CDS encoding ATP-binding cassette domain-containing protein yields the protein MESGATLRRPKPAPPLLALHGIFKRYGAVQALADVDLEIRAGQVVALVGDNGAGKSTLIKVIAGVDPADGGEIEWDGRPAPITRPHDAQDLGIATVYQDLALCDNLDVVGNLFLGREIHRAGVLDEVEMERLTLDLLDMLAIRMPDVRLPVASLSGGQRQTVAISRSLLGEPRLVLLDEPTASLGIEQTAQVLDLVDQLRERGLGVLLISHNMGDIKAVADWIAVLRLGRNNGFFDVTTTSHEQIISSITGATDNAVTRRKAPEWDAEP from the coding sequence ATGGAGTCCGGCGCAACCCTCCGGCGGCCGAAGCCGGCACCGCCCCTGCTGGCACTGCACGGCATCTTCAAGCGGTACGGCGCCGTCCAGGCCCTGGCCGATGTCGATCTGGAGATCCGCGCCGGTCAGGTCGTCGCTCTCGTGGGCGACAACGGCGCCGGCAAGTCCACCCTGATCAAGGTGATCGCCGGGGTCGACCCCGCCGACGGCGGCGAGATCGAGTGGGACGGCCGGCCCGCCCCGATCACCCGCCCACACGACGCCCAGGACCTGGGCATCGCCACCGTCTATCAGGACCTCGCACTGTGCGACAACCTCGACGTGGTCGGCAATCTCTTCCTCGGCCGCGAGATCCACCGGGCCGGTGTCCTCGACGAGGTGGAGATGGAGCGCCTCACCCTCGACCTGCTGGACATGCTGGCCATCCGGATGCCCGACGTCCGCCTCCCGGTCGCCTCGCTCTCCGGCGGCCAGCGCCAGACCGTCGCGATCTCCCGCTCGCTCCTCGGCGAACCCCGGCTCGTCCTCCTCGACGAGCCCACCGCGTCCCTGGGCATCGAACAGACCGCCCAGGTCCTCGACCTCGTCGACCAGCTGCGTGAGCGCGGGCTCGGGGTGCTCCTGATCAGCCACAACATGGGGGACATCAAGGCCGTCGCGGACTGGATCGCGGTGCTGCGGCTCGGCCGGAACAACGGGTTCTTCGATGTCACGACCACCTCCCACGAGCAGATCATCTCCTCGATCACCGGCGCCACGGACAATGCCGTGACCCGCCGCAAGGCACCGGAGTGGGACGCGGAGCCATGA